GGCAGACCACCAGCGTCTGCACGATGACGAGCACGCCGAAGACGGCGTCCGGCGTCACCACGAACAGAATCGCGTGGGCGTAGATGGCGCCGATTAGCGCGGCTGGAGCCGCGCTGATCATGTAGGCGAGCAACTTGCTCCGGAACGTGTCCACGCCGGCCGCCTCCGCAGCCTGCTCGTTCTCCTTGAGGGCCCGCAACGAGTACCCGAGCCTGGACGATTCGAGCCAGTGCGAGAGGGTCAGCGTCCCGGCGAACGCGGCCAGTCCCAGCAGGCTGTAGGCGCGCGGGTCGCTGAACTGCAGGTAGAGCGCGGGATGGTCGCGGACCATCGGGATCGCCACTTCCTGGTAGCCGAGGAAATCCATGAGGATTCGCAGGATCAGGGGGTAGGCCAGCGTCGCCAGGGCGAAGTAGATCCCCGCCAACCGGAATGTCGGATAGCCGATGAACGCCGCGGCCAGGACCGCGAGCGCGACGCCCACCCACATGCCGATCCAAGGGCTCAGGCCCGTCCGAATCGTGAGCAGCACCGTGGTGTAGGCGCCGATGCCGAAAAAGGCCTGGTGACCGAAGGAGGTCTGGCCGCCGTAACCGCTGATGACGTTCCACGCCAGTCCCATCGTCGCCCAAACCAGGGCCAGCGTGAGGACGCGGTGGTGGTAGCGCTCCTGGAGCCAAACGGTCAGCACCAGTCCGACCAGCACGACCAGCCCGACGGGCAAAAGCCCACGCACGCCGGCGGCGCTCCGTACCGCCATCAGACCGCCCGCAGCCGCCGGCCCAGCAGCCCTTGCGGTCGCAGGTAGAGGACCAGCAGGAACGCGACGAAAACGCCCACGTTCTGGAGCTGGAGCGGCAACACCAGGAGCGTCAGCGACTGAACAAGCCCGATCAGTAGCCCCCCCAGAAAGGCGCCCGGAATGCTCCCCAGGCCGCCCAGCACGACGGCGACGAACATCAGGACGATGAAGTTGACCGCCACCGTGGGCTCGATCGGGTGGTACGTGGCCAGCAGGCCGCCCGCCGCCGCCACCAGGGCGACCCCGATGCCGAAAGCCAGGCCATGCATCGTGCGAACACTGATGCCCTGGTACTCCGCCGCTTCCGGGTCGTCCGCAGCCGCGCGAAGCGCCTTGCCCAGGTCAGTCCGAGTCAGGAACGTCCAGACGAGCAGCGCGAGGAGGACCGCCATCACGAAGGCGTACGAGCGGGCCTGGTTGATAAGCACGGGCCCGGCGGTGAATGCCCGGGTCGCGTAGGCGGTCTGGATCGCGCGAGGCGTCGGCGACAGGATCATGCTCGTCGCATTGGTGATGACGAGCGACAGTCCGAGGGTGAGGATGAGCTGGGCGTCCATCTCGCGCTGCGGGTCCCCACGGCCGGTCACGCGCACCAGCAGGACCCGGTGGACGAGCATCCCCAGCAGGAAGAACGGCGGGACGATGAGGAGCGCCCCGGCCAGAGGGTCGACGCCGTAGCCCGTCGCCAGGAAGTAGGTCACGTACATGCCGAGCATCATGAAATCGCCCTGGGCGAAGTTGACGACCCGCATGACGCCGAAGATGAGAGCGAGGCCGATGCTCATCAGGGCATAGATCGCCCCCACGAGCAATCCCGTCACGACGTACTGGACGAGCTCGCTGGCCGGCACCGGCGGCGGCCCCGCGGCGCCGGACTAGCGGGCCGACGGCCAGAGGGGCTTGCGCATCGCGAACTCGGCGGGGGCGACCGTGAAAGGCTCGCCCCCCTGCCACTGGACGATGATCGTGGTGGCGCCGACCCGGCGGCCCCGCTCGTCGTACCGGATTCGGCCGGGGACGAGCGCCGTCGCCGGACCGGAGGTCAGGTCGAGG
The Dehalococcoidia bacterium DNA segment above includes these coding regions:
- a CDS encoding branched-chain amino acid ABC transporter permease; translated protein: MPASELVQYVVTGLLVGAIYALMSIGLALIFGVMRVVNFAQGDFMMLGMYVTYFLATGYGVDPLAGALLIVPPFFLLGMLVHRVLLVRVTGRGDPQREMDAQLILTLGLSLVITNATSMILSPTPRAIQTAYATRAFTAGPVLINQARSYAFVMAVLLALLVWTFLTRTDLGKALRAAADDPEAAEYQGISVRTMHGLAFGIGVALVAAAGGLLATYHPIEPTVAVNFIVLMFVAVVLGGLGSIPGAFLGGLLIGLVQSLTLLVLPLQLQNVGVFVAFLLVLYLRPQGLLGRRLRAV
- a CDS encoding branched-chain amino acid ABC transporter permease, producing MAVRSAAGVRGLLPVGLVVLVGLVLTVWLQERYHHRVLTLALVWATMGLAWNVISGYGGQTSFGHQAFFGIGAYTTVLLTIRTGLSPWIGMWVGVALAVLAAAFIGYPTFRLAGIYFALATLAYPLILRILMDFLGYQEVAIPMVRDHPALYLQFSDPRAYSLLGLAAFAGTLTLSHWLESSRLGYSLRALKENEQAAEAAGVDTFRSKLLAYMISAAPAALIGAIYAHAILFVVTPDAVFGVLVIVQTLVVCLVGGAGSKWGPVVGAALMVPISEVLDATLGDSFPGIQGVVYGSALMLIMLFAPEGLHWRVRG